Proteins found in one Odocoileus virginianus isolate 20LAN1187 ecotype Illinois unplaced genomic scaffold, Ovbor_1.2 Unplaced_Contig_23, whole genome shotgun sequence genomic segment:
- the LY6H gene encoding lymphocyte antigen 6H isoform X1 produces MPVSQTTPARSPRASPRPAWSMMPAAMKGLGLVLLAALLCSAPAHGLWCQDCTLTTNSSHCTPKQCHPSDTVCATVWITDPSSSRKDHSVNKMCASSCDFVKRHFFSDYLMGFINSGILKVDVDCCEKDLCNGVAQVGRSPWALAGGLLLSLGPALLWAGP; encoded by the exons AT GCCGGTGTCCCAGACGACCCCCGCACGCAGCCCCCGCGCCTCCCCGAGGCCCGCCTGGAGCATGATGCCTGCAGCCATGAAGGGCCTCGGCCTGGTGCTGCTGGCCGCTCTGCTGTGCTCGGCCCCCG CTCACGGCCTGTGGTGCCAGGACTGCACACTGACCACCAACTCCAGCCACTGCACTCCCAAGCAGTGCCATCCATCGGACACGGTGTGTGCCACTGTCTGGATCACAGACCCCAGCAGCA GCAGGAAGGATCATTCCGTGAACAAGATGTGTGCCTCATCCTGTGACTTTGTGAAGCGGCACTTTTTCTCAGACTATCTGATGGGCTTCATTAACTCTGGGATCTTGAAAGTGGACGTGGACTGCTGCGAGAAGGATTTGTGCAACGGGGTGGCACAGGTGGGGCGCAGCCCCTGGGCCCTGGCCGGGGGGCTCCTGCTCAGCCTGGGGCCTGCCCTCCTCTGGGCTGGACCCTGA
- the LY6H gene encoding lymphocyte antigen 6H isoform X2 — MMPAAMKGLGLVLLAALLCSAPAHGLWCQDCTLTTNSSHCTPKQCHPSDTVCATVWITDPSSSRKDHSVNKMCASSCDFVKRHFFSDYLMGFINSGILKVDVDCCEKDLCNGVAQVGRSPWALAGGLLLSLGPALLWAGP; from the exons ATGATGCCTGCAGCCATGAAGGGCCTCGGCCTGGTGCTGCTGGCCGCTCTGCTGTGCTCGGCCCCCG CTCACGGCCTGTGGTGCCAGGACTGCACACTGACCACCAACTCCAGCCACTGCACTCCCAAGCAGTGCCATCCATCGGACACGGTGTGTGCCACTGTCTGGATCACAGACCCCAGCAGCA GCAGGAAGGATCATTCCGTGAACAAGATGTGTGCCTCATCCTGTGACTTTGTGAAGCGGCACTTTTTCTCAGACTATCTGATGGGCTTCATTAACTCTGGGATCTTGAAAGTGGACGTGGACTGCTGCGAGAAGGATTTGTGCAACGGGGTGGCACAGGTGGGGCGCAGCCCCTGGGCCCTGGCCGGGGGGCTCCTGCTCAGCCTGGGGCCTGCCCTCCTCTGGGCTGGACCCTGA